In Fusobacterium russii ATCC 25533, the following are encoded in one genomic region:
- a CDS encoding hemagglutinin repeat-containing protein has product MFKEEKSKSSSSSSSSGISGNISLNANPMSIGFSNSGAKSRGTGTAYENSLINAGGKFKTDSENLNIAGANIEANKVDIKAKNIVIESKQDKSERKDSSHGTSLTITANPAMPIKDFSINSSKGNGEGAWVDKQSSLIARNGGNIEAENKLTNTGAIIGSLNKDKKLKVEAKEIVINHLEDKNKYENKGGGISASIGSTPNVSVVHDKVDKEQVNRATAINTDFTISGEKKTSEELGFNTDLSKAQEKTKDEEKHLNAELHTDLIDKEKRDEIVSAGRKIIAVVDALTEDKGADKFDIYKAGLRAIHIDELRKDKEKEFAFIDDENTAPLDKLRALRELQSELYRREGYEGALPELYLTDEPNSFAVDGKNGGTRKIFISLNDLKRGNPSALLYGHENAHLVYYDKDEEIAKYAETKIGASKSKNKFTSKEQEEYLSNLRKNISIDKTLEEQFSLAKNIPSEDRENFTPFSYSTSASLGVAVNHSGTGVTYTEYIMKDIKNNRVEVVKVKESDIGLAGPYDVGGALSFGIYNLKSYDEFGNNVTATGASVDPLWAYNRLTTGNDEGLGLTTGGEIVTNQKKGIVGIKLYIGKSFKNYEFHSKTSIDDITEIVSREIYTIPEYLKKYHSRGGRNSWR; this is encoded by the coding sequence ATTTTTAAAGAAGAAAAATCAAAATCATCAAGTTCATCTTCAAGCAGTGGAATAAGTGGAAATATTTCATTAAATGCAAATCCTATGAGTATCGGTTTTTCAAATTCAGGAGCTAAAAGCAGAGGAACAGGAACGGCTTATGAAAATTCCCTTATAAATGCAGGAGGAAAATTTAAAACTGATTCGGAAAATCTTAATATAGCAGGAGCTAATATAGAAGCGAATAAAGTTGATATAAAGGCAAAGAATATAGTTATAGAATCAAAACAGGATAAATCAGAAAGAAAAGATTCAAGCCATGGAACGAGTCTGACTATTACAGCAAATCCTGCTATGCCAATCAAAGATTTCAGCATAAATTCATCTAAAGGAAACGGAGAAGGAGCATGGGTAGATAAACAAAGCTCACTAATAGCAAGAAATGGTGGAAATATAGAAGCAGAAAATAAGCTGACTAACACAGGTGCTATAATAGGTTCATTAAATAAAGACAAGAAATTAAAAGTAGAAGCTAAAGAAATAGTTATAAATCATTTAGAAGATAAGAACAAATATGAAAATAAAGGTGGAGGAATAAGCGCAAGTATTGGAAGCACACCTAATGTATCAGTTGTTCATGATAAGGTGGATAAGGAACAGGTAAATAGAGCAACAGCAATAAATACAGATTTTACTATTTCAGGAGAAAAGAAAACATCGGAAGAATTAGGCTTTAATACAGATTTATCTAAGGCACAGGAAAAAACAAAAGATGAAGAAAAACATTTAAATGCAGAGCTACATACAGATTTAATAGATAAGGAAAAAAGAGATGAAATAGTATCAGCAGGAAGAAAGATAATTGCTGTAGTAGATGCACTTACAGAGGATAAGGGAGCAGATAAATTTGATATATATAAAGCAGGTTTAAGAGCAATTCATATAGATGAATTAAGAAAAGATAAAGAAAAAGAATTTGCTTTTATTGATGATGAAAATACAGCACCTTTAGATAAACTAAGAGCTTTAAGAGAATTACAATCAGAATTATATAGAAGAGAAGGTTATGAAGGTGCCTTACCGGAACTTTATTTAACAGATGAACCTAATTCTTTTGCAGTAGATGGTAAAAATGGAGGAACCAGAAAAATATTTATATCACTAAATGATTTAAAAAGAGGTAATCCATCAGCATTATTATATGGACATGAGAATGCGCATTTAGTTTACTATGATAAAGATGAAGAGATAGCAAAATATGCAGAAACAAAGATAGGGGCAAGTAAATCCAAAAATAAGTTTACATCAAAAGAGCAGGAAGAATATCTATCAAATTTAAGAAAGAATATATCTATAGATAAGACATTGGAAGAGCAGTTTAGTTTAGCAAAGAATATTCCAAGTGAAGATAGGGAGAATTTTACACCATTTAGTTATAGTACATCTGCTTCATTGGGAGTAGCTGTTAATCATTCAGGAACAGGAGTAACTTATACAGAATATATTATGAAGGATATAAAGAATAATAGAGTAGAAGTTGTAAAAGTAAAAGAAAGCGATATTGGATTAGCAGGACCTTATGATGTAGGAGGAGCTTTATCATTTGGAATATATAATTTAAAATCCTATGATGAATTTGGAAATAATGTTACAGCTACTGGAGCAAGTGTAGATCCTTTATGGGCATATAATAGACTAACTACTGGAAATGATGAAGGATTAGGGCTAACAACAGGAGGAGAAATTGTTACCAATCAAAAAAAAGGAATTGTAGGAATAAAATTATATATTGGAAAATCCTTTAAAAACTATGAATTCCACTCAAAAACGAGTATTGATGATATAACAGAAATTGTATCAAGAGAAATTTATACTATTCCTGAATATTTAAAAAAATATCATAGTAGAGGGGGAAGAAATAGTTGGAGATAA